From a single Falco peregrinus isolate bFalPer1 chromosome 10, bFalPer1.pri, whole genome shotgun sequence genomic region:
- the BARHL2 gene encoding barH-like 2 homeobox protein isoform X2, translated as MEGPSASSFGIDTILSGGNTGSPGVMNGDFRPHGDGRPADFRSQATPSPCSEIDTVGTAPSSPISDILGDSKPLAACAPYSTSVPSPHHTPKQEGSGAPESFRPKLEQEDGKAKLDKRDDTQGDIKCHGTKEEGDREISSSRDSPPVRAKKPRKARTAFSDHQLNQLERSFERQKYLSVQDRMDLAAALNLTDTQVKTWYQNRRTKWKRQTAVGLELLAEAGNYSALQRMFPSPYFYHPSLLGSMDSTTAAAAAAAMYSSMYRTPPAPHPQLQRPLVPRVLIHGLGPGGQPALNPLANPMPGTPHPR; from the exons ATGGAGGGGCCGAGCGCGTCCAGCTTCGGGATAGACACGATCCTGTCGGGCGGCAACACCGGCAGCCCCGGAGTCATGAACGGAGACTTTCGCCCCCACGGCGACGGCCGGCCGGCGGATTTTAGGAGCCAGGCCACGCCGTCCCCCTGCTCGGAGATCGACACGGTGGGGACGGCGCCCTCGTCGCCCATCTCG gaCATTTTGGGCGACAGCAAACCGCTGGCGGCGTGTGCACCTTACAGTACCAGCGTCCCCTCTCCCCATCACACCCCCAAGCAGGAGGGCAGCGGGGCCCCGGAGAGCTTCAGGCCCAAACTCGAGCAGGAGGACGGCAAAGCCAAGCTCGACAAGCGCGACGACACGCAGGGCGACATCAAATGCCACG GGACAAAGGAGGAGGGCGACCGGGAGATCAGCAGCAGCCGGGACAGCCCGCCGGTGCGGGCCAAGAAGCCGCGGAAGGCGCGGACCGCCTTCTCCGACCACCAGCTCAACCAGCTGGAGCGCAGCTTCGAGCGGCAGAAGTACCTGAGCGTGCAGGACCGCATGGACCTGGCCGCCGCCCTCAACCTCACCGACACGCAGGTGAAAACCTGGTACCAGAACCGGAG GACGAAGTGGAAGCGGCAGACGGCGGTgggcctggagctgctggccgAGGCCGGGAACTACTCGGCCCTGCAGAGGATGTTCCCCTCACCCTATTTCTAccaccccagcctgctgggcagCATGGACAGCACGacggcggccgcggcggccgcggccATGTACAGCAGCATGTACCGGACTCCCCCCGCGCCgcacccccagctccagcgGCCGCTGGTGCCGCGGGTGCTGATCCACGGGCTGGGGCCCGGAGGGCAGCCAGCTCTCAACCCCCTGGCCAACCCCATGCCCGGCACCCCGCACCCCCGGTGA
- the BARHL2 gene encoding barH-like 2 homeobox protein isoform X1 — protein sequence MEGPSASSFGIDTILSGGNTGSPGVMNGDFRPHGDGRPADFRSQATPSPCSEIDTVGTAPSSPISVSMEHPEPHLGVAESLPPPPHHLHLGPHPPPPPPSLQPSPPQPPPPQLGSASSGPRTSTSSFLIKDILGDSKPLAACAPYSTSVPSPHHTPKQEGSGAPESFRPKLEQEDGKAKLDKRDDTQGDIKCHGTKEEGDREISSSRDSPPVRAKKPRKARTAFSDHQLNQLERSFERQKYLSVQDRMDLAAALNLTDTQVKTWYQNRRTKWKRQTAVGLELLAEAGNYSALQRMFPSPYFYHPSLLGSMDSTTAAAAAAAMYSSMYRTPPAPHPQLQRPLVPRVLIHGLGPGGQPALNPLANPMPGTPHPR from the exons ATGGAGGGGCCGAGCGCGTCCAGCTTCGGGATAGACACGATCCTGTCGGGCGGCAACACCGGCAGCCCCGGAGTCATGAACGGAGACTTTCGCCCCCACGGCGACGGCCGGCCGGCGGATTTTAGGAGCCAGGCCACGCCGTCCCCCTGCTCGGAGATCGACACGGTGGGGACGGCGCCCTCGTCGCCCATCTCGGTGAGCATGGAGCACCCCGAGCCGCACCTGGGGGTGGCGGAGagcctcccgccgccgccacacCACCTCCACCTCGGCCCgcacccgccgccgccgccgccgagtTTGCAGCCGTCGCCCCCacagccgccgccgccccagCTCGGCTCGGCCAGCTCCGGCCCCAGGACTTccacctcttcttttttaattaaggaCATTTTGGGCGACAGCAAACCGCTGGCGGCGTGTGCACCTTACAGTACCAGCGTCCCCTCTCCCCATCACACCCCCAAGCAGGAGGGCAGCGGGGCCCCGGAGAGCTTCAGGCCCAAACTCGAGCAGGAGGACGGCAAAGCCAAGCTCGACAAGCGCGACGACACGCAGGGCGACATCAAATGCCACG GGACAAAGGAGGAGGGCGACCGGGAGATCAGCAGCAGCCGGGACAGCCCGCCGGTGCGGGCCAAGAAGCCGCGGAAGGCGCGGACCGCCTTCTCCGACCACCAGCTCAACCAGCTGGAGCGCAGCTTCGAGCGGCAGAAGTACCTGAGCGTGCAGGACCGCATGGACCTGGCCGCCGCCCTCAACCTCACCGACACGCAGGTGAAAACCTGGTACCAGAACCGGAG GACGAAGTGGAAGCGGCAGACGGCGGTgggcctggagctgctggccgAGGCCGGGAACTACTCGGCCCTGCAGAGGATGTTCCCCTCACCCTATTTCTAccaccccagcctgctgggcagCATGGACAGCACGacggcggccgcggcggccgcggccATGTACAGCAGCATGTACCGGACTCCCCCCGCGCCgcacccccagctccagcgGCCGCTGGTGCCGCGGGTGCTGATCCACGGGCTGGGGCCCGGAGGGCAGCCAGCTCTCAACCCCCTGGCCAACCCCATGCCCGGCACCCCGCACCCCCGGTGA